A region from the Perca fluviatilis chromosome 16, GENO_Pfluv_1.0, whole genome shotgun sequence genome encodes:
- the LOC120544296 gene encoding olfactory receptor 52N5-like, whose product MENNTFVGDILILEGLNVTSQSFIPTFIFLLLIYIFIIVSNIGLVVLIFRSKSLQQPMYLLVCNMSINDVFGATIVIPHVLRDLLISDSERYINYIDCAFQAFCVHLHMGASQTVLMIMAFDRYVAICNPLRYAAVMTNRMVVSLSVTAWGTAFVLVAILVGLSIRLSRCRSVIFNPFCDNPSLFKLSCESILINNIYGLGYTVVLMGSSLSSITLTYLRIAMVCLSSKNKALNSKALQTCTTHLVVYVILVLSGFLVVILHRFPLLAELRNAASVMGQVAPPALNAVIYGLQNKEIRQRIKTLFHNNKLT is encoded by the coding sequence ATGGAAAACAACACTTTTGTTGGGGATATTCTAATCTTAGAGGGGTTAAACGTAACCTCCCAGTCCTTTATTCCCAccttcatcttcctcctcctcatctacATCTTCATCATAGTGTCCAACATCGGCCTGGTGGTGCTGATCTTTCGGAGCAAGAGCCTCCAGCAGCCCATGTATCTGCTCGTCTGCAACATGAGCATCAACGATGTCTTTGGGGCGACAATAGTTATACCTCATGTCCTCCGAGATCTTTTAATTTCAGACTCAGAACGGTACATTAATTACATTGACTGTGCCTTCCAGGCGTTTTGTGTTCACCTCCATATGGGTGCTTCTCAGACGGTGCTCATGATCATGGCTTTTGATCGTTACGTGGCCATCTGCAACCCGCTGAGGTACGCGGCCGTCATGACCAACAGGATGGTGGTGTCGCTGTCGGTGACAGCATGGGGAACGGCCTTCGTGCTGGTGGCGATTCTCGTGGGGCTCAGCATCCGCCTGTCACGCTGCAGGTCAGTTATTTTCAACCCGTTCTGTGACAACCCGTCCTTGTTCAAACTGTCTTGTGAAAGCATTCTCATCAATAACATCTACGGTCTCGGGTACACGGTGGTGCTGATGGGCTCATCCCTCAGCAGCATAACGCTCACCTACCTGAGAATCGCCATGGTGTGTTTAAGTAGTAAAAACAAAGCTCTGAACAGCAAAGCGCTGCAGACCTGCACCACTCATCTGGTCGTGTACGTCATCCTCGTGTTGTCCGGCTTCCTCGTTGTGATCCTGCACCGCTTCCCTCTTCTGGCCGAACTCAGGAATGCAGCGTCTGTCATGGGACAGGTTGCCCCGCCGGCCCTGAACGCTGTTATCTACGGTCTGCAAAACAAAGAGATCCGACAGAGGATTAAAACTTTGTTCCATAACAATAAATTAACTTGA
- the LOC120544297 gene encoding olfactory receptor 8U1-like: MENNTFVGDILILEGLNVTSQSYIPAFILLLLIYIFIIVSNIGLVVLILRSKSLQQPMYLLVCNMSINDLFGATIVIPHVLRDLLISDSERYIHYIDCAVQAFCVHLHMGASHTVLMIMAFDRYVAICNPLRYAAVMTRRMVVSLSAAAWGTIFVMVAILLGLSIRLSRCRSVIFNPFCDNASLFKLSCESILINNIYGLGYTVVLLGSSLCSVTLTYLRIAMVCLSSKNKALNSKALQTCTTHLVVYVILMVSGCLNVILHRFPLLAEPRKAASVVGHVVMPALNAVIYGLQNKEVRQMIKTLFHNNKVT, translated from the coding sequence ATGGAAAACAACACTTTTGTTGGGGATATTCTAATCTTAGAGGGGTTAAACGTAACCTCCCAGTCCTATATTCCCgccttcatcctcctcctcctcatctacATCTTCATCATAGTGTCCAACATCGGCCTGGTGGTGCTGATCTTACGGAGCAAGAGCCTCCAGCAGCCCATGTATCTGCTTGTCTGCAACATGAGCATCAACGATCTCTTTGGGGCTACAATAGTTATACCTCATGTCCTCAGAGATCTTTTAATTTCAGACTCAGAACGGTACATTCATTACATCGACTGTGCCGTCCAGGCATTTTGTGTTCACCTCCATATGGGTGCTTCTCACACGGTGCTAATGATCATGGCTTTTGATCGTTACGTGGCCATCTGCAACCCGCTGCGCTACGCTGCCGTCATGACCAGAAGGATGGTGGTGTCGCTGTCGGCGGCAGCGTGGGGAACGATCTTCGTGATGGTGGCGATTCTCTTGGGGCTCAGCATCCGCCTGTCACGCTGCAGGTCAGTTATCTTCAACCCGTTCTGTGACAACGCGTCCTTGTTCAAACTGTCTTGTGAAAGCATTCTCATCAATAACATCTACGGTCTCGGCTACACGGTGGTGCTGCTGGGCTCGTCCCTCTGCAGCGTAACGCTCACCTACCTGAGGATCGCCATGGTGTGTTTGAGTAGTAAAAACAAAGCTCTGAACAGCAAAGCGCTGCAGACCTGCACCACTCATCTGGTTGTGTATGTCATCCTCATGGTGTCCGGCTGCCTCAATGTGATCCTGCACCGCTTCCCTCTTTTGGCCGAACCCAGGAAAGCGGCGTCCGTCGTGGGACACGTTGTCATGCCGGCCCTGAACGCTGTTATTTACGGTCTGCAAAATAAAGAGGTCCGGCAGATGATTAAAACTTTGTTTCATAACAATAAAGTAACTTGA